A part of Xenopus tropicalis strain Nigerian chromosome 4, UCB_Xtro_10.0, whole genome shotgun sequence genomic DNA contains:
- the MGC69473 gene encoding uncharacterized protein LOC407914 (The RefSeq protein has 2 non-frameshifting indels compared to this genomic sequence) — MALELEENLHSEEEEEEDEEEEEEEEEEEEEEEEEEEEEGGGMQTRSPSKRNKGGASSSSSSSGSAKKKKKKKNQPGRYSQLVVDTIRKLGERNGSSLAKIYSEAKKVAWFDQQNGRTYLKYSIKALVQNDTLLQVKGVGANGSFRLNKKKLEGLPFEKKAAPPAKPPSKRRAPAASSSPAKSHKKAKPTAEKEKPQKSSVKAPSKSHKKGAKGKKVKKGAKPSVPKVPKSKKA; from the coding sequence ATGGCTCTGGAGCTGGAAGAGAACTTGCAtagcgaggaggaggaggaggaagacgaagaagaagaagaagaagaagaggaggaggaggaggaagaagaagaagaagaagaagaaggaggaatGCAGACGAGAAGCCCCAGCAAAAGAAATAAGGGGggcgcctcctcctcctcctcctcctcaggctccgctaagaaaaagaagaagaagaagaaccaGCCGGGCAGGTACAGCCAACTGGTCGTGGATACGATCCGCAAACTGGGGGAGAGGAACGGCTCGTCCCTGGCCAAGATCTACAGCGAAGCCAAGAAAGTCGCCTGGTTCGACCAGCAGAACGGCCGCACCTACCTCAAGTACTCCATCAAGGCGCTGGTGCAGAACGACACCCTCCTGCAGGTCAAAGGAGTCGGGGCCAACGGCTCCTTCCGACTCAACAAGAAGAAGCTTGAGGGGTTGCCCTTTGAGAAGAAGGCCGCACCGCCGGCCAAGCCGCCCAGCAAGAGGAGGGCCCCCGCCGCCAGCAGCAGCCCGGCCAAAAGCCACAAGAAGGCCAAGCCCAAGCCCACGGCTGAGAAGGAGAAGCCCCAAAAGAGCAGCGTCAAAGCCCCCAGCAAGAGCCACAAGAAAGGGGCCAAAGGCAAGAAAGTGAAGAAGGGGGCCAAGCCCAGCGTGCCCAAGGTGCCCAAGTCCAAGAAGGCGTGA
- the h1-1 gene encoding H1.10 linker histone, translated as MAPQPETAPEAPLTPAQQVRASPSKSPKKRKKNQPGRYSQLAVDTIRKLGERNGSSLAKIYSEARKVPWFDQQNGRTYLKYSIKALLHNKTLTQTRGVGANGSFRLNLETLKGMQGRKKPSVAKRPVSKAPRAPRGHTKSHAKGHKASPKKAGRARVAAKSPKKAGRARVPAKSPKKAGRARVAAKSPKKPRTPQKGTRSMKRRQPRARLV; from the coding sequence ATGGCACCGCAGCCCGAAACCGCTCCCGAAGCTCCGCTAACTCCCGCACAGCAAGTCAGAGCCTCCCCTTCAAAGTCcccaaagaaaagaaagaagaaccaGCCGGGCAGGTACAGCCAACTGGCGGTCGATACGATCCGCAAACTGGGGGAGAGGAACGGCTCGTCCCTGGCCAAGATCTACAGCGAAGCCAGGAAGGTGCCCTGGTTCGACCAGCAGAACGGCCGCACCTACCTCAAGTACTCCATCAAGGCGCTGCTGCACAACAAGACCCTCACTCAGACCCGGGGGGTCGGGGCCAACGGCTCCTTCCGACTCAACCTGGAGACCCTGAAGGGGATGCAGGGGCGCAAGAAACCCTCCGTAGCCAAGCGGCCCGTCAGCAAGGCACCCCGGGCCCCCAGGGGCCACACCAAGAGTCACGCCAAGGGCCACAAGGCGAGCCCCAAGAAGGCGGGACGTGCCAGGGTAGCGGCCAAGAGCCCAAAGAAAGCGGGACGTGCCAGGGTACCAGCCAAAAGCCCCAAGAAGGCGGGACGTGCCAGGGTAGCGGCCAAAAGCCCCAAGAAACCCCGAACCCCTCAGAAGGGCACACGAAGCATGAAGCGTAGGCAGCCCAGAGCCAGGCTGGTATAA